The following proteins are encoded in a genomic region of Spirosoma sp. SC4-14:
- a CDS encoding ectoine synthase has protein sequence MIVRRLIDLNETDREVKAPNGNWVSRRFLLKGDNVGFSMHDTLIHAGTETYIWYKYHVEAVYCVSGKGEIENLETGEIHNISDGTIYVLNLHERHYLRAYETMRLICVFNPPIVGNEVHTEEGYYDLPKE, from the coding sequence ATGATAGTACGGCGTCTAATTGATTTAAACGAAACTGATCGTGAGGTAAAAGCGCCCAATGGGAATTGGGTAAGCCGACGATTTCTCCTTAAAGGAGATAATGTAGGTTTCTCTATGCATGATACATTAATACATGCAGGAACTGAGACATACATTTGGTATAAATACCATGTAGAGGCAGTTTATTGTGTCTCTGGAAAAGGAGAAATTGAGAATTTGGAGACTGGTGAAATACACAATATCTCAGATGGAACAATATACGTATTAAATCTTCATGAAAGGCATTACCTTAGAGCATATGAAACTATGAGGCTAATATGCGTATTCAACCCGCCAATTGTTGGAAATGAAGTACACACAGAAGAAGGATATTACGATCTTCCCAAAGAATAA